In one window of Streptomyces kaniharaensis DNA:
- a CDS encoding flavin monoamine oxidase family protein has translation MGLGLTGVAALGALSACDNNEDGDGAAGESTPSAPSGSSSPGRSGVIVVGAGISGLAAARYLAGKGKDVLLLEARNRIGGRIWTSEQWAGVPVDLGASWIHGTDKNPITDLANKAGARMVTTDSESATDYLANGHQADDAAEQAIQRWRKATAQALATNQDKNEDQKDTSVRSVVERALNWPTLSNDDKSLVSFALNDYEHEYAGSVNDMSALYFDSDKKINGKDVLFPGGYHQITDLLAKGLTVRTEHVVQQIDWDSGGVTVTTDKGAFQGDHVVVTLPLGVLQSGTVKFGPGLPADKQAAIGKLGMGVLNKCYLRFPKVFWADTDWLMCVPNLDKYGQWEQWINGNRAVGQPVLLGFNAADFGRTIEGWSDAQIVAGAMGTLKTIYGGNIPQPTDFQITRWASDPYARGSYSFNKVGSTPAMRDQLAARIGDRVHFAGEATQRDSFATVHGAYLSGIRAAEEIAG, from the coding sequence ATGGGCCTGGGTCTGACCGGGGTGGCCGCTCTCGGCGCCCTGTCCGCGTGCGACAACAACGAGGACGGGGACGGTGCGGCGGGCGAGAGCACACCGTCGGCCCCGTCCGGCTCGTCTTCGCCCGGCCGCAGCGGGGTGATCGTCGTCGGAGCCGGGATCAGCGGTCTTGCCGCCGCCCGTTATCTGGCCGGCAAGGGCAAGGACGTCCTGCTGCTCGAAGCGCGCAACCGGATCGGCGGCCGGATCTGGACCAGCGAACAGTGGGCGGGCGTGCCGGTCGACCTCGGGGCGTCGTGGATCCACGGCACTGACAAGAACCCGATCACCGACCTGGCCAACAAGGCGGGCGCGCGGATGGTCACGACCGACTCCGAGAGCGCCACCGACTACCTGGCCAACGGGCACCAGGCCGATGACGCCGCGGAACAGGCGATCCAGCGATGGCGCAAGGCCACCGCACAGGCGCTGGCCACCAACCAGGACAAGAACGAGGACCAGAAGGACACCTCCGTGCGCAGTGTCGTCGAACGCGCGCTGAACTGGCCGACGCTGTCGAACGACGACAAGTCCCTGGTCTCCTTCGCGCTGAACGACTACGAGCACGAGTACGCCGGCAGTGTGAACGACATGTCGGCGCTGTACTTCGACAGCGACAAGAAGATCAACGGCAAGGACGTGCTGTTCCCGGGCGGCTACCACCAGATCACCGATCTGCTGGCCAAGGGGCTGACCGTGCGCACCGAGCACGTCGTCCAGCAGATCGACTGGGACTCCGGCGGCGTGACGGTCACCACCGACAAGGGCGCGTTCCAGGGCGACCACGTGGTGGTGACCCTGCCGCTCGGGGTGCTGCAAAGCGGCACGGTGAAGTTCGGCCCCGGCCTCCCCGCCGACAAGCAGGCCGCCATCGGCAAACTCGGCATGGGGGTGCTCAACAAGTGCTACCTACGCTTCCCCAAGGTGTTCTGGGCGGACACCGACTGGCTGATGTGCGTGCCGAACCTGGACAAGTACGGGCAGTGGGAGCAGTGGATCAACGGCAACCGCGCCGTCGGCCAGCCGGTGCTGCTCGGGTTCAACGCCGCCGACTTCGGGCGCACGATCGAGGGCTGGAGCGACGCCCAGATCGTCGCCGGCGCCATGGGAACACTGAAGACGATCTATGGCGGCAACATTCCCCAGCCGACCGACTTCCAGATCACCCGCTGGGCGTCCGATCCGTACGCGCGAGGCTCCTACTCGTTCAACAAGGTCGGCTCCACCCCGGCCATGCGCGACCAGCTCGCGGCCCGAATCGGTGACCGGGTGCACTTCGCCGGCGAGGCGACCCAACGGGACTCCTTCGCGACCGTGCACGGCGCCTACCTGTCGGGAATCCGCGCAGCCGAGGAAATCGCCGGCTGA
- a CDS encoding Acg family FMN-binding oxidoreductase: MTTEAALTTADLRLLAEAGGAAPSLHNSQPWRFRPTPDLRGLEVHADLRRAVPAADPDGRALHISIGAALFNLRVAAAHLGREAAVRLLPAGEGAQPRAVLDLSAPTDWSQPLGADLYPAIARRHSSRQPFTNRDVPEALVADLITAAQDEGVTLSMLEEHGVRRVLALTSEAEARIAADVTREAETRHWLRLEPSYDGIPLTALGSHDRDARVPMRGFTGHPPRHTTPAERFEALPQLATLTTHLDHQADWLRTGQALERVWLLATVHGLRASVLHQAVEIPETRWRLRDPADGPAHVQLVLRLGYGPPGTASPRRPVEDTLDPPAE, encoded by the coding sequence ATGACAACCGAAGCCGCCCTCACCACTGCGGATCTGCGCCTGCTGGCCGAAGCCGGCGGCGCGGCGCCCTCACTGCACAACAGCCAGCCCTGGCGTTTCCGCCCGACGCCCGACCTGCGAGGACTGGAGGTCCACGCAGACCTGCGCCGGGCCGTCCCGGCCGCCGACCCCGACGGCAGGGCGCTGCACATCTCGATCGGCGCCGCCCTGTTCAACCTGCGCGTGGCCGCCGCCCACCTCGGCCGCGAGGCCGCCGTCCGGCTGCTGCCGGCCGGTGAAGGCGCGCAGCCGCGAGCCGTCCTCGACCTCTCCGCACCGACCGACTGGTCACAGCCCCTCGGAGCCGACCTCTACCCGGCCATCGCGAGGCGCCACTCCAGCCGGCAGCCGTTCACCAACCGGGACGTCCCCGAGGCACTCGTCGCCGACCTCATCACCGCAGCCCAGGACGAAGGCGTCACACTCAGCATGCTCGAAGAGCACGGCGTACGCCGCGTCCTCGCCCTCACCTCCGAAGCCGAGGCCCGCATCGCCGCCGACGTCACCCGCGAAGCCGAAACCCGCCACTGGCTGCGCCTCGAACCCTCCTACGACGGCATCCCCCTCACCGCCCTCGGCTCCCACGACCGCGACGCCCGCGTCCCGATGCGCGGCTTCACCGGCCACCCACCGCGCCACACCACCCCCGCCGAACGCTTCGAGGCCCTGCCCCAACTCGCCACCCTCACCACCCACCTCGACCACCAAGCCGACTGGCTGCGCACCGGACAGGCACTGGAACGCGTCTGGCTGCTCGCCACCGTCCACGGCCTGCGCGCCTCCGTCCTGCACCAGGCCGTCGAGATCCCCGAGACGCGCTGGCGCCTGCGCGACCCCGCCGACGGGCCCGCCCACGTCCAGCTGGTCCTGCGCCTGGGCTACGGCCCGCCCGGTACCGCCAGCCCGCGCCGCCCGGTGGAGGACACCCTCGATCCGCCAGCGGAGTAG
- a CDS encoding SulP family inorganic anion transporter, translating into MARHADGPGPDRHRIVPALPGLAVLRGYRREWLRGDLLAGLTVAAYLIPQVMAYAAVAGLPPVAGLWAMLPAIPVYALLGSSRLLSVGPESTTALMTATVVGPLAGRDTGRYAVLAATLAVVVGALCLVAWAARLGFVADLLSRPVLVGYLAGVALLMMADQLTRLTGVPVEGTRFFPQLRSFAEHLSEASTATVLFSAAALLFLFAVARLLPQVPGPLLAVALGTAAVAAFGLERHGIRVIGAIPGGLPHVSRPDLGELHRLVLPAIGVLLVGYTDMVLTARAFASGDDRHLRAGQELLALGAANLGTGFLSGFPVSSSASRTALARSAGGRSQAYALVSGACVLAVLLFLGPLLRHLPVAVLGALVVFAAVRLIDLAGFRRLAAFRHRELMLAVGCLAGVLALDILYGVLVAVGLSVAELLSRVARPHDAVQGLVPGLAGMHDIEDYPQARTLPGLVVYRYDSPLFFANAEDFRSRALAAVADEPTPVRWFVLNTEANVEVDITALDAVEALRRELTGRGVVFGMARVKQDLLDDLDAYGLTESIGPGRIFPTLPTAVDAFQAWRAAQDGGAEAS; encoded by the coding sequence ATGGCGCGGCACGCCGATGGCCCAGGGCCGGACCGGCACCGTATCGTGCCCGCGCTGCCCGGACTGGCGGTGCTCCGGGGCTACCGGCGCGAATGGCTGCGCGGGGACCTGCTGGCCGGTCTGACGGTGGCCGCCTATCTGATTCCGCAGGTCATGGCGTATGCGGCCGTCGCCGGTCTGCCGCCGGTGGCGGGCTTGTGGGCGATGCTGCCGGCGATCCCGGTGTACGCCCTGCTCGGTTCGTCCCGGCTGCTGTCGGTCGGGCCCGAGTCGACGACCGCACTGATGACCGCCACCGTGGTCGGTCCGCTCGCGGGCAGGGACACCGGACGGTACGCCGTGCTCGCCGCGACGCTGGCCGTCGTGGTCGGGGCGCTGTGCCTGGTGGCGTGGGCGGCCCGGCTGGGCTTCGTCGCCGACCTGCTCTCCCGTCCCGTCCTGGTGGGCTATCTGGCGGGAGTCGCCCTGCTCATGATGGCGGACCAGCTGACCCGCCTCACCGGTGTCCCGGTCGAGGGCACCCGTTTCTTCCCGCAGCTGCGCTCATTCGCGGAGCACCTGTCCGAGGCGAGTACCGCGACGGTCCTGTTCAGCGCCGCCGCCCTGCTCTTCCTGTTCGCCGTTGCCCGGCTGCTCCCCCAGGTGCCCGGTCCGCTGCTGGCCGTCGCGCTCGGTACGGCCGCGGTGGCCGCGTTCGGCCTTGAGCGGCACGGAATCCGGGTGATCGGCGCGATCCCGGGCGGCCTGCCCCACGTCTCCCGACCGGACCTGGGCGAGCTGCACCGGCTGGTGCTGCCCGCCATCGGGGTGCTGCTGGTCGGTTATACCGACATGGTCCTGACCGCGCGTGCCTTCGCATCCGGCGACGACCGGCATCTCAGGGCCGGCCAGGAGCTGCTCGCGCTGGGCGCCGCGAACCTCGGCACCGGCTTCCTCTCCGGCTTTCCGGTGAGCAGCAGCGCCAGCCGTACCGCGCTCGCCCGCTCGGCCGGCGGTCGCTCGCAGGCGTACGCGCTCGTCAGCGGCGCGTGCGTGCTCGCGGTGCTGTTGTTCCTCGGCCCGCTGCTGAGGCATCTGCCGGTCGCCGTGCTCGGCGCCCTGGTCGTCTTCGCCGCCGTCCGGCTGATCGACCTGGCGGGCTTCCGCAGGCTGGCCGCCTTCCGGCACCGGGAGCTGATGCTGGCCGTCGGCTGCCTTGCCGGCGTCCTGGCGCTGGACATCCTGTACGGGGTACTGGTGGCCGTCGGCCTGTCGGTCGCCGAGCTGCTGAGCCGGGTGGCGCGGCCGCACGACGCGGTCCAAGGACTGGTCCCCGGCCTGGCCGGCATGCACGACATCGAGGACTACCCCCAGGCGCGTACCCTTCCCGGGCTGGTGGTGTACCGCTACGACTCCCCGCTGTTCTTCGCCAACGCGGAGGACTTCCGCAGCCGGGCCCTGGCGGCCGTCGCCGACGAGCCGACGCCGGTCCGGTGGTTCGTTCTCAACACCGAGGCCAACGTGGAGGTCGACATCACCGCGCTGGACGCGGTGGAGGCCCTGCGCCGTGAACTGACCGGGCGCGGTGTGGTGTTCGGCATGGCGCGGGTCAAGCAGGACCTGCTCGACGACCTGGACGCATACGGCTTGACCGAGTCCATCGGACCGGGGCGGATCTTCCCCACCCTGCCCACCGCCGTGGATGCGTTCCAGGCCTGGCGTGCTGCCCAGGACGGCGGCGCGGAGGCTTCGTGA
- a CDS encoding Hsp20/alpha crystallin family protein — translation MASDLLRRFPFGYWWPSLPDLLEDFPVDLRMPVGEHMLRIEESETDGVYQLKAELPGVDPDKDITISVGDGVLTVQAERAEEKKEKQRSEFRYGSFTRSVRLPAGVREEEVTAVYDQGVLTVRAPIGEAGKPARKVEITRGG, via the coding sequence ATGGCCAGTGACCTGCTCAGAAGATTCCCCTTCGGCTACTGGTGGCCGTCCCTGCCAGACCTCCTCGAAGACTTCCCCGTCGACCTCCGCATGCCGGTCGGCGAGCACATGCTCCGCATCGAGGAGTCCGAGACCGACGGCGTCTACCAGCTCAAGGCCGAACTCCCCGGCGTCGACCCCGACAAGGACATCACGATCAGCGTTGGCGACGGCGTCCTGACGGTCCAGGCCGAGCGCGCGGAGGAGAAGAAGGAGAAGCAGCGCTCCGAGTTCCGCTACGGCTCGTTCACCCGCAGCGTCCGCCTGCCCGCCGGCGTCCGCGAGGAGGAAGTCACCGCCGTGTACGACCAGGGTGTCCTGACCGTCCGCGCGCCGATCGGCGAGGCCGGGAAGCCCGCCCGCAAGGTCGAGATCACCCGAGGCGGCTGA
- a CDS encoding serine/threonine-protein kinase, with amino-acid sequence MTAHRYGAQPPSAFEALSPEDPREVGGYRLCARLGAGGMGRVYLAYTPGGRPVALKVVRPELAEDPEFRHRFAQEVASARRIHGLYTAQVVDAGTDADAPWLATTFVAGPSLHQVVRRHGPLPERTVLLLLAGIAEALQAIHATGVVHRDLKPGNVLVAADGPRVIDFGIARAADASPLTGTGLRIGSPGFMAPEQALGLPVTPATDVFALGALTAFIASGRTPFGDGPEPISLYRAVHEEPDLSALPHGLHDLVRHCLAKSPEDRPGTAWLVEAARRHPATGGELRFSDGWLPRQVSSELNRHSDLPTTPAPPATILDPAGAGAAPVPPAPAPTRRETEPARPGSVPAGSRRAARTAGRGARTALLTTTALLVGAAATFFLLDYFEYFDDSAEQPAAATSSLPPSTAPAPASSSASPQQAAVSGYTVAYTDRELTSPDHDHEFDIKAGKVTQDASAWYLARQSGAFVIPEDSDAYIAPAGPLTLSDCLKGVEAEPTSTLPFAALRADRSFCVRSPGGQDIAVVRTLTTATSDGPVKVSITYYRRSA; translated from the coding sequence ATGACCGCACACCGTTATGGCGCCCAGCCGCCCTCCGCCTTCGAGGCGCTGTCCCCCGAGGACCCCCGCGAGGTCGGCGGCTACCGCCTGTGCGCCCGGCTCGGCGCCGGCGGGATGGGCCGGGTCTACCTGGCCTACACCCCCGGCGGGCGCCCGGTCGCGCTCAAGGTGGTCCGGCCCGAACTCGCCGAGGACCCCGAGTTCCGGCACCGTTTCGCCCAGGAGGTCGCCAGCGCCCGGCGCATCCACGGCCTCTACACCGCCCAGGTCGTCGACGCGGGCACCGACGCCGACGCCCCCTGGCTCGCCACCACGTTTGTAGCCGGCCCCTCCCTCCACCAGGTCGTCCGCCGCCACGGCCCGCTGCCCGAACGCACCGTACTGCTCCTGCTCGCAGGCATCGCCGAGGCCCTGCAGGCGATCCACGCCACCGGCGTCGTCCACCGCGACCTCAAACCCGGCAACGTCCTCGTCGCCGCCGACGGCCCCCGCGTCATCGACTTCGGCATCGCCCGCGCCGCCGACGCCAGCCCGCTCACCGGCACCGGCCTGCGCATCGGCTCGCCCGGCTTCATGGCCCCCGAACAGGCCCTCGGACTGCCCGTCACCCCGGCCACCGACGTCTTCGCCCTCGGTGCCCTGACCGCCTTCATAGCCTCCGGAAGGACCCCTTTCGGCGACGGGCCCGAGCCGATCTCGCTCTACCGGGCGGTACACGAGGAGCCCGACCTGTCCGCGCTTCCGCACGGCCTGCACGACCTCGTCCGGCACTGCCTGGCCAAGAGCCCCGAGGACCGGCCGGGCACCGCCTGGCTGGTGGAAGCCGCCCGCCGCCACCCCGCCACCGGCGGCGAACTGCGTTTCTCCGACGGCTGGCTGCCCCGGCAGGTCAGCAGCGAACTGAACCGTCACAGCGACCTCCCGACCACGCCCGCACCGCCCGCCACCATCCTCGACCCGGCCGGCGCCGGGGCCGCACCCGTCCCGCCCGCCCCGGCACCCACCCGCCGGGAGACGGAGCCGGCCCGCCCGGGCTCAGTCCCCGCCGGTAGCCGCCGAGCCGCGAGAACCGCGGGCCGGGGCGCCCGCACGGCGCTCCTGACGACTACGGCCCTCCTCGTCGGCGCAGCGGCGACGTTCTTCCTGCTCGACTACTTCGAGTACTTCGACGACTCCGCCGAACAACCCGCTGCCGCCACCAGCAGCCTCCCCCCGTCCACCGCACCCGCCCCCGCCTCTTCCTCCGCGTCCCCGCAGCAGGCCGCTGTCTCCGGCTACACCGTCGCCTACACGGACCGCGAACTCACCTCTCCCGACCACGACCACGAGTTCGACATCAAAGCCGGGAAGGTGACCCAGGACGCCTCCGCCTGGTACCTGGCCCGTCAGTCCGGAGCCTTCGTCATCCCGGAGGACAGCGACGCCTACATCGCGCCCGCCGGACCTCTCACGCTCTCCGACTGCCTCAAGGGCGTCGAAGCCGAGCCCACCTCCACCCTGCCCTTTGCCGCCCTTCGTGCCGACCGCAGCTTCTGTGTCCGCTCTCCCGGCGGTCAGGACATCGCCGTCGTCCGCACGCTCACCACCGCCACGAGCGACGGTCCGGTCAAGGTCTCCATCACCTACTACCGCCGTTCGGCCTGA
- a CDS encoding OsmC family protein yields MNTGGTAVLTDDARTTTQQLMHTACGRTIAVSRFAPEVLPDVGRVVLDTACEPYDTDEVWASLTPAEARQLAGMLLRQAAAVENPHSLRPGRIEVDPVAGDLYAIGLRSHALAVDQPAQAGGGDAAPTPVELCASALASCTAHYAGGYLDRHGLSRDGLHVTADYTMARDRPARIASVSIEVTAPSLPPERAPGLLAVIRHCTVKNTLDNPPDVTVSLNDTGEALVS; encoded by the coding sequence GTGAACACCGGAGGCACGGCCGTGCTGACCGACGACGCTCGCACCACCACCCAGCAGCTCATGCACACCGCCTGCGGGCGGACCATCGCGGTGTCCCGGTTCGCCCCGGAGGTCCTGCCGGATGTCGGCCGCGTCGTCCTCGACACGGCCTGCGAACCGTACGACACGGACGAGGTCTGGGCCTCGCTCACCCCGGCCGAGGCCAGGCAGCTGGCGGGGATGCTGCTCCGCCAGGCCGCCGCCGTCGAGAACCCCCACTCGCTGCGGCCCGGGCGGATCGAGGTGGATCCAGTGGCGGGCGACCTGTACGCCATCGGCCTTCGGTCGCACGCCCTGGCGGTCGACCAGCCCGCCCAGGCCGGAGGCGGCGACGCCGCACCGACCCCGGTCGAGCTGTGCGCCTCCGCGCTGGCCTCCTGTACGGCCCACTACGCCGGCGGCTACCTCGACCGGCACGGTCTCAGCCGCGACGGTCTCCACGTCACCGCCGACTACACCATGGCCCGGGATCGCCCGGCCCGGATCGCCTCGGTGTCCATCGAGGTCACCGCCCCCAGCCTGCCACCGGAGCGGGCGCCCGGGCTGCTCGCGGTCATCCGCCACTGCACGGTGAAGAACACGCTCGACAACCCGCCGGATGTCACGGTCTCACTGAACGACACCGGAGAGGCCCTGGTGTCATGA
- a CDS encoding helix-turn-helix domain-containing protein, translating to MKPTNEGRAHPHPADPGDLGRRVAQRRAQLGLSREQVAERGSMDPGFLEYLETTASPIGLGALTRLADALDTTVGNLLGGGHDGPSGRARANARVLLEELDPAACWAKIAPGGVGRVVLTAPHGLVALPVNYRVLDATILYRTTADGILARAAGSEVAFEVDQLDEVFATGWSVLVNGTVSVVSDEEAVRWFERHADPNPWAGGTRETWMRIRPTGISGRIVRPDASIIGSE from the coding sequence ATGAAGCCCACGAACGAAGGCCGGGCGCACCCCCACCCGGCCGACCCCGGCGACCTCGGGCGCCGGGTCGCCCAGCGCCGAGCCCAACTCGGCCTCTCCCGCGAGCAGGTGGCGGAACGGGGCAGCATGGACCCGGGATTCCTGGAGTACCTGGAAACCACGGCGTCGCCGATCGGCCTCGGCGCGCTCACCAGGCTCGCCGACGCGCTCGACACCACGGTCGGCAATCTGCTCGGCGGTGGTCATGACGGGCCGTCCGGCCGGGCCCGCGCCAACGCCCGGGTGCTGCTGGAGGAGCTGGACCCGGCAGCCTGCTGGGCCAAGATCGCCCCCGGCGGCGTCGGCCGCGTGGTGCTGACGGCCCCGCACGGTTTGGTGGCGCTGCCCGTCAACTACCGTGTACTGGACGCCACCATCCTCTACCGCACCACGGCAGACGGCATCCTCGCGAGGGCAGCGGGCAGCGAGGTCGCCTTCGAGGTCGACCAGCTCGACGAGGTCTTCGCCACGGGCTGGAGCGTGCTGGTGAACGGCACCGTCTCGGTCGTCTCCGACGAGGAGGCGGTGCGCTGGTTCGAGCGGCACGCCGACCCAAACCCCTGGGCGGGCGGCACCCGGGAGACCTGGATGCGGATCCGGCCCACCGGAATCAGCGGCCGAATCGTCCGCCCCGACGCCTCGATCATCGGATCCGAGTAG
- a CDS encoding CBS domain-containing protein, whose translation MMTAPPVTVGPTATAFEAALRMEQEAIGCVLVTDRDGQLCGILTDRDLTLRGLAHGVDYGRLVADLMTAPVTTVGADDDLDTAYRTFRSAGVRRLPVLDDGRPIGMLTVDDLLRDVVQRLFDLLIPVSRSVLRENVV comes from the coding sequence ATGATGACCGCACCGCCGGTCACCGTCGGCCCCACGGCGACGGCCTTCGAGGCAGCGCTGCGAATGGAGCAGGAGGCGATCGGCTGCGTCCTCGTCACGGACCGGGACGGCCAGCTGTGCGGCATCCTCACCGACCGCGACCTGACCCTCCGCGGGCTGGCCCACGGGGTCGACTACGGGCGGCTGGTCGCGGACCTCATGACCGCACCGGTCACCACCGTGGGCGCCGACGACGACCTCGACACCGCGTACCGCACCTTCCGAAGCGCCGGCGTCCGACGCCTCCCTGTACTCGACGACGGCCGCCCGATCGGCATGCTCACGGTCGACGACCTGCTGCGCGACGTCGTCCAGCGGCTTTTCGACCTGCTCATTCCCGTCTCCCGCAGCGTGCTGCGCGAGAACGTGGTCTGA
- a CDS encoding 4Fe-4S dicluster domain-containing protein, translated as MDTSAPPAELDEDGLAMLVDALQARGLAVIGPTVRDGAIVLAELTSADELPYGWGVEAEAGTYRLRRRDDRAAFAHSAGPQSWKTFLHPPRARLWQADRAEDGTVTVREDDDPPPRYAFLGVRPCDLRAIAVQDRVLTGGAYADPVYGPRRAAAFIVVTECTEPSGVCFCASMGTGPGLPDGAVYDLALTETIEPEGLRYLVRAGSPDGEDVLAGLPTHPTDGEHARRAVADAAGRMGRTMDPTDLRSLMAGTMTAERWDQVADRCLTCGNCTMVCPTCFCTTTEETTDLIGDHAERWRRWDSCFDLDFSYLHGTGPVRSSARSRYRQWLTHKLGTWHDQFGSSGCVGCGRCIAWCPVGIDLTEEVAALRAEAETSEGAP; from the coding sequence ATGGACACCAGCGCACCGCCCGCGGAACTGGACGAGGACGGCCTCGCCATGCTCGTCGATGCCCTGCAGGCCCGGGGACTCGCCGTGATCGGGCCCACCGTGCGGGACGGCGCGATCGTTCTCGCCGAGCTGACGTCGGCGGACGAGCTCCCGTACGGCTGGGGCGTCGAGGCCGAGGCCGGCACCTACCGGCTGCGCCGGCGCGACGACCGAGCGGCGTTCGCGCACTCCGCCGGGCCGCAGTCCTGGAAGACCTTCCTGCACCCGCCCCGGGCCCGGCTCTGGCAGGCCGACCGGGCCGAGGACGGCACCGTCACCGTCCGCGAGGACGACGACCCGCCGCCGCGCTACGCTTTCCTCGGCGTGCGCCCCTGCGACCTGCGCGCGATCGCCGTCCAGGACCGGGTGCTGACCGGCGGCGCGTACGCCGATCCGGTGTACGGGCCGCGGCGCGCCGCCGCGTTCATCGTCGTGACCGAGTGCACCGAGCCGAGCGGCGTCTGCTTCTGCGCTTCCATGGGCACCGGCCCGGGCCTGCCGGACGGCGCGGTCTACGACCTGGCGCTCACCGAGACCATCGAGCCCGAAGGCCTCCGCTACCTCGTCCGCGCGGGCAGTCCCGACGGCGAGGACGTCCTCGCCGGACTCCCCACCCACCCCACCGACGGCGAGCACGCCCGCAGGGCCGTCGCCGACGCCGCCGGGCGGATGGGCAGGACCATGGATCCCACCGACCTGCGCTCCCTGATGGCCGGCACGATGACAGCCGAGCGCTGGGACCAGGTCGCCGATCGCTGCCTGACCTGCGGCAACTGCACCATGGTGTGCCCCACCTGCTTCTGCACCACCACCGAGGAGACCACCGACCTCATCGGAGACCACGCCGAGCGCTGGCGCCGCTGGGACTCCTGCTTCGACCTCGACTTCTCCTACCTCCACGGCACCGGCCCGGTCCGGTCCTCCGCCCGCAGCCGCTACCGCCAGTGGCTGACCCACAAACTCGGCACCTGGCACGACCAGTTCGGCTCCTCGGGATGCGTCGGCTGCGGCCGCTGCATCGCCTGGTGTCCGGTCGGCATCGACCTCACCGAGGAGGTCGCCGCGCTGCGCGCCGAAGCCGAAACGTCCGAGGGAGCACCGTGA
- a CDS encoding TetR/AcrR family transcriptional regulator has product MRTDAAEVLDSAIPVLAKDRAASMQVIAKRAGISRATLVRLFPTRQHLVQAMAEKILDDCDRALSRAEANTAPMEQVLAALVAEYPPFAQLWNLVYVEPDVLGVPEASKQADAIFDRTVTFFKRGQNAGLLRKDMPATWLASTFCGIAETAWELTLEGDMGARQAPDFIAAILLHGAAA; this is encoded by the coding sequence ATGCGTACCGACGCGGCGGAGGTACTGGACTCGGCGATCCCGGTCCTGGCCAAGGACCGGGCGGCGTCCATGCAGGTCATCGCCAAGCGCGCCGGCATCAGCCGGGCCACCCTGGTCCGCCTGTTCCCTACCCGCCAGCACCTCGTGCAGGCCATGGCCGAGAAGATCCTCGACGACTGCGACCGGGCCCTGTCCCGGGCCGAAGCCAACACCGCCCCCATGGAACAGGTGCTGGCCGCGCTGGTCGCCGAATACCCGCCGTTCGCCCAGCTGTGGAACCTGGTCTACGTCGAACCCGACGTCCTGGGCGTCCCCGAGGCCAGCAAGCAGGCTGACGCGATCTTCGACCGGACCGTCACGTTCTTCAAACGCGGCCAGAACGCCGGACTGCTACGAAAGGACATGCCCGCCACATGGCTGGCCTCGACCTTCTGCGGAATAGCCGAGACCGCATGGGAGCTGACCCTCGAAGGCGACATGGGCGCCCGCCAGGCTCCGGACTTCATCGCCGCGATCCTGCTGCACGGCGCGGCCGCCTGA
- a CDS encoding universal stress protein, whose translation MNGFETHRPVIVGVDRSEASRWAVRWAADEAAWRGLPLQLLHAQEWPTGQPEGEADRRWAIGLRAAGDTLLDTARLLAAERQPELEITPRLVEGRPVRVLREAADGAAQLVLGIRRLTEAHSALPIGSKGASLVGHLSCPIALVPEPPDDLSGPGPVVVGVDGSESSRAAIGFAFEEASLAGADVQAVEVRRPAEATQPDLVEESLVDLSEALAGWREKYPDIQVRREVLTGSPAPMLAAVATRARCLVIGSRGLGGFRGLLFGSTGRALVHRCTVPLVIVPNVPS comes from the coding sequence ATGAACGGCTTCGAAACCCACCGCCCCGTGATCGTGGGCGTCGACCGCTCCGAGGCGAGCCGCTGGGCCGTGCGCTGGGCGGCGGACGAGGCTGCGTGGCGTGGCCTGCCGCTGCAGCTGCTGCACGCGCAGGAGTGGCCGACCGGCCAGCCGGAAGGAGAAGCGGACCGCCGCTGGGCGATCGGCCTCCGGGCCGCCGGCGACACACTGCTGGACACCGCCCGACTGCTGGCCGCCGAACGGCAACCCGAGCTGGAGATCACGCCCAGGCTGGTCGAGGGCCGGCCGGTGCGGGTGCTCCGCGAGGCCGCCGACGGGGCCGCGCAGTTGGTTCTCGGCATCCGCCGGCTCACCGAGGCCCACTCCGCGCTGCCGATCGGGTCCAAGGGTGCGTCCCTGGTCGGCCATCTGAGCTGCCCGATCGCCCTGGTTCCCGAACCGCCCGACGACCTATCCGGCCCCGGACCGGTGGTGGTGGGCGTGGACGGCTCCGAGTCCTCCCGGGCCGCGATCGGCTTCGCCTTCGAGGAGGCCTCGCTCGCCGGGGCCGACGTCCAGGCCGTGGAGGTCCGGCGCCCCGCCGAGGCCACACAGCCGGACCTGGTCGAGGAGTCCCTGGTGGACCTGTCGGAAGCCCTGGCCGGCTGGCGGGAGAAGTACCCGGACATCCAGGTCCGGCGCGAGGTGCTCACCGGTTCTCCCGCCCCGATGCTGGCCGCGGTCGCGACGCGGGCCCGCTGCCTGGTCATCGGCAGCCGTGGCCTCGGCGGCTTCCGCGGCCTGCTGTTCGGCTCCACCGGCCGCGCCCTGGTGCACCGTTGCACCGTCCCGCTGGTGATCGTCCCGAACGTCCCGTCCTGA